The following coding sequences lie in one Chitinophagaceae bacterium genomic window:
- a CDS encoding type II toxin-antitoxin system Phd/YefM family antitoxin, with product MKTYSVGDLKAHFSEVLDMVQEGEEIAISYGKKKEVIARIVPEKKIDKTKKRKLGALKGKATVTFMSDWEMTDKELIGL from the coding sequence ATGAAGACCTATTCCGTTGGTGATCTGAAAGCTCATTTCTCTGAAGTGCTTGATATGGTACAGGAAGGAGAAGAAATCGCCATTTCTTATGGTAAAAAGAAAGAAGTAATTGCACGTATAGTACCGGAGAAAAAAATCGATAAAACAAAGAAGAGAAAGCTCGGTGCTTTGAAAGGAAAAGCTACTGTTACGTTTATGTCTGACTGGGAAATGACAGATAAAGAATTAATTGGCTTATGA
- the radC gene encoding DNA repair protein RadC yields MSNNNHNPSGIYPEPSGIKSWAEEDRPREKLLLKGKHTLTESELIAILLRTGTREKTAVDISMELLKRTNNDLAALGKLTVHDFLNLGISGIGETKAITIVAALELGRRRQLSAVKEKDKITSSRDAFDILYPKMADFRYEEFWILLLNRANKVIGVERISEGGLTGTVADPRKIFNVAIKADATSVILCHNHPSGNLHPSQADIELTKKMKEAGKVLEILVFDHLIIGDAKYYSFADEGMM; encoded by the coding sequence ATGTCAAACAATAACCACAACCCTTCGGGCATTTATCCCGAACCCTCTGGTATCAAGAGTTGGGCTGAAGAAGATCGTCCGCGTGAAAAGTTACTGCTGAAAGGAAAACATACGCTCACCGAATCGGAGCTGATTGCCATTCTGCTTCGAACGGGAACGCGTGAAAAAACCGCAGTGGATATTTCCATGGAACTGCTCAAACGCACCAACAACGACCTTGCTGCACTTGGAAAACTTACAGTGCACGATTTTCTCAATTTGGGAATTTCCGGTATTGGAGAAACAAAAGCGATTACGATTGTAGCTGCACTCGAACTGGGACGGCGTCGACAATTGTCGGCTGTTAAGGAAAAAGATAAAATCACTTCCAGCCGCGATGCGTTTGATATCCTCTATCCGAAAATGGCGGATTTCAGGTATGAAGAATTTTGGATTTTGCTGTTGAACCGGGCCAATAAGGTAATTGGTGTAGAACGTATCAGCGAAGGAGGTTTAACGGGAACAGTAGCGGACCCAAGAAAGATTTTCAATGTTGCGATTAAAGCCGACGCTACTTCGGTGATACTCTGCCACAATCATCCTTCAGGCAACCTGCATCCCAGTCAGGCCGATATTGAGCTGACTAAAAAAATGAAGGAAGCGGGTAAAGTATTGGAAATTTTAGTGTTTGATCACTTGATTATCGGCGATGCTAAGTACTATAGTTTTGCCGACGAAGGGATGATGTAA
- the dnaN gene encoding DNA polymerase III subunit beta has product MKFIVSSGSLLKQLQLIAGVVSSNTVLPILEDFLFDIKDGKLTVFSTDLETSMSSSLDVEANEEGKIAIPAKLLMDILKTLPEQPLTFSINDQNLAIEITSDKGKYRLTGENGDDFPRIPVPEETKEIKLPSSVIANAINKTLFAVGSDDMRPAMTGVNFELTPDGITFVATDAHRLVRYKRLDAKAGKATSFIVPKKALQLLGNALPAEETQVKISYNSSNAFFNFGYVKLICRLIDARYPDYTAVIPTENPNKLTIQSSDLLSSLRRLVVLSSKTTHQATLKMSGSELSINTRDLDFSNEGNETLTCQYDGEDLEIAFNAKFVIDMIASMNEEEVQFEFSTPSRACIMTPVNKKENEDLLMLVMPIMVNT; this is encoded by the coding sequence ATGAAATTTATAGTGTCGTCAGGTTCATTGTTGAAACAATTGCAATTGATTGCAGGTGTTGTGAGTTCAAATACAGTGCTCCCGATTCTCGAAGACTTTCTTTTTGATATTAAAGACGGAAAGCTGACGGTGTTTTCAACAGACCTGGAAACATCAATGAGTTCATCGCTGGATGTGGAAGCTAATGAAGAAGGTAAAATTGCCATTCCTGCCAAATTATTGATGGACATTCTGAAAACGCTTCCTGAACAACCACTTACCTTTTCCATTAACGACCAGAATTTAGCGATCGAAATCACTTCTGATAAGGGAAAATACCGTCTTACCGGTGAAAATGGCGATGACTTTCCAAGAATTCCTGTTCCTGAAGAAACCAAAGAAATTAAACTGCCTTCCTCCGTTATTGCCAATGCCATCAACAAAACACTTTTCGCGGTAGGTTCTGATGATATGCGCCCTGCCATGACAGGTGTAAACTTTGAGCTCACACCGGACGGAATCACTTTTGTGGCAACGGATGCACATCGTTTAGTCAGGTATAAAAGGCTCGATGCAAAAGCCGGGAAGGCCACTTCTTTTATTGTCCCCAAAAAGGCGTTGCAATTGTTAGGAAATGCCCTACCTGCAGAAGAAACGCAAGTGAAAATTTCTTATAACAGTTCCAATGCGTTTTTTAATTTCGGTTATGTGAAGTTGATCTGCAGATTAATTGATGCACGATATCCTGATTATACAGCGGTTATTCCAACGGAAAACCCGAATAAGCTCACCATCCAGTCCAGTGATTTGCTGAGTTCATTGCGCCGTCTTGTAGTATTGAGTAGCAAGACAACACACCAGGCTACTTTAAAAATGAGCGGCAGCGAATTGAGTATTAATACGCGTGACCTTGATTTTTCGAATGAAGGAAATGAAACCCTTACCTGTCAATATGATGGTGAAGATCTTGAGATTGCCTTCAATGCAAAATTCGTGATTGATATGATTGCATCAATGAATGAAGAAGAAGTACAGTTTGAATTTTCTACACCTTCGCGTGCCTGCATCATGACTCCTGTAAATAAGAAGGAAAATGAAGATTTACTTATGCTCGTGATGCCGATTATGGTGAATACCTGA
- a CDS encoding DUF5606 domain-containing protein: MEFKDIMSISGLPGLFSLVSTKGNGIVVKSMEDGKTQFVSSRIHGISSLDNISVYLNQEETISLRNVLAEMNKQETNIPLADPKSDPATLKSYFKKIVPDYDEEKVHVSDMKKMIKWYHLLKQHDSIPTTEVVEDNESTEESVDEKKEV; this comes from the coding sequence ATGGAGTTTAAAGACATTATGTCCATCAGCGGCCTTCCGGGATTATTCTCATTGGTTTCCACAAAAGGGAACGGCATCGTCGTAAAATCGATGGAAGATGGAAAAACACAATTTGTTTCTTCGCGCATTCACGGCATTTCCTCGCTGGATAACATTTCTGTTTACCTGAATCAGGAGGAAACCATCAGCTTGCGTAATGTATTAGCTGAAATGAACAAGCAGGAAACTAACATTCCATTGGCTGACCCAAAATCAGATCCGGCAACCTTAAAAAGCTATTTCAAGAAAATTGTACCTGATTATGATGAAGAAAAAGTTCATGTGAGTGACATGAAAAAGATGATCAAATGGTATCATTTACTGAAACAGCACGATTCCATTCCAACAACGGAAGTGGTTGAAGACAACGAATCAACTGAAGAATCTGTAGACGAGAAAAAAGAAGTATAA
- a CDS encoding type II toxin-antitoxin system VapC family toxin — MNFLLDSHTLVWAVVYPEKLSVSARESIELQGNDLFVSTVSFWELSIKFNLKKLEMKGISPLDLLSAAKDIGIKMISLHEMESASFFKLPMQYHRDPFDRMLAWQCIKRNYTLISKDKRMNSYEPLGLKVVW; from the coding sequence ATGAATTTTCTGTTAGATTCGCATACACTTGTTTGGGCTGTAGTTTATCCTGAAAAGTTGTCGGTATCCGCACGGGAATCTATTGAATTGCAAGGCAATGATCTTTTTGTAAGCACAGTAAGTTTCTGGGAATTATCTATTAAATTCAATTTGAAAAAGTTGGAAATGAAAGGCATATCTCCCCTCGATTTGCTATCTGCTGCAAAAGATATTGGGATAAAAATGATTTCACTTCACGAAATGGAGTCAGCTTCCTTCTTTAAGCTTCCAATGCAGTATCACCGTGATCCGTTTGACAGGATGCTTGCATGGCAATGTATTAAAAGGAACTATACTCTTATTTCCAAAGATAAAAGAATGAATTCTTATGAACCTCTTGGGCTCAAGGTTGTCTGGTAG
- a CDS encoding acyl-CoA dehydrogenase, which produces MNFQLTEEHLMIQKAARDFAQQELLPGVIERDEKQKFPVEQVKKLAELGFMGMMVSTDYGGSGLDTISYVTAMEEISKVDASASVCMSVNNSLVCWGLETYASEAQKQKYLTPLARGMKDGELYLGAFCLSEPEAGSDATSQRTTAIDNGDHYLLNGTKNWITNGNTASVYLVIAQTDVAKGSRGINVFIVEKNWSGVTVGGKENKLGIRGSDTHSIMFQDVKVPKENRIGEDGFGFKFAMKTLAGGRIGIASQALGIASGAYELALAYSKQRKAFGKEISQHQAIQFKLADMATEIEAARLLIMKAAWEKDQHLDYTLSGSIAKVFASEVAMKTTVEAVQIHGGYGYVKEYHVERLMRDAKITQIYEGTSEVQRIVISRSILK; this is translated from the coding sequence ATGAATTTCCAATTGACTGAAGAACATCTCATGATTCAGAAAGCAGCACGTGATTTTGCACAACAGGAATTGTTGCCCGGCGTGATAGAGCGCGACGAGAAACAAAAATTTCCGGTGGAACAGGTGAAGAAATTGGCTGAACTTGGATTTATGGGCATGATGGTTTCAACGGATTATGGCGGCAGTGGATTGGATACGATTTCCTATGTAACTGCCATGGAAGAAATTTCTAAAGTAGATGCGTCTGCATCAGTATGCATGTCGGTAAATAATTCATTGGTATGCTGGGGATTGGAAACGTATGCATCCGAAGCACAAAAGCAGAAATACCTCACTCCTCTTGCCCGTGGAATGAAAGATGGTGAACTCTATTTAGGTGCTTTTTGCCTTTCAGAACCGGAAGCGGGAAGTGATGCTACTTCGCAACGCACTACAGCAATTGATAACGGTGATCATTATTTGCTGAATGGCACAAAGAATTGGATTACTAACGGAAACACGGCTTCTGTTTATCTCGTGATTGCACAAACTGATGTTGCAAAGGGAAGTCGCGGCATCAATGTTTTTATTGTTGAAAAAAACTGGTCAGGAGTAACGGTAGGAGGAAAAGAAAACAAGCTCGGTATTCGCGGTAGTGATACACATTCGATTATGTTTCAGGATGTGAAAGTTCCCAAAGAAAACAGGATTGGCGAAGATGGTTTCGGCTTCAAGTTCGCGATGAAAACACTGGCCGGCGGAAGAATAGGAATTGCTTCGCAAGCATTGGGCATTGCTTCCGGCGCTTATGAACTGGCGCTTGCTTACTCTAAGCAGCGTAAAGCATTTGGTAAAGAAATCTCACAACACCAGGCCATTCAGTTTAAGCTGGCCGATATGGCAACTGAAATTGAAGCAGCACGACTCCTGATTATGAAAGCAGCATGGGAAAAAGATCAGCATCTTGATTATACCTTATCAGGAAGTATTGCGAAAGTGTTTGCTTCAGAAGTGGCGATGAAAACAACAGTAGAAGCAGTGCAGATTCACGGTGGATACGGTTATGTAAAAGAATACCATGTGGAGCGATTGATGCGCGATGCCAAGATCACCCAGATTTATGAAGGAACAAGCGAAGTACAGCGGATTGTAATATCACGTTCCATTCTAAAATAA
- a CDS encoding 30S ribosomal protein S20: protein MANTKNAQKADRQAKKRREHNRYFGKTTRNAVRDLRAVDTKEEAKKLLPDTVAMIDKLAKRNIIHKKKADNLKSGLMKKLNGLK, encoded by the coding sequence ATGGCCAATACCAAAAATGCTCAGAAAGCCGATCGCCAGGCAAAGAAAAGACGGGAACACAACCGTTATTTCGGTAAAACTACCCGTAATGCTGTAAGAGATCTGCGTGCAGTGGATACCAAGGAAGAGGCAAAAAAACTACTTCCTGATACAGTTGCAATGATTGATAAACTCGCAAAACGCAACATCATCCATAAAAAGAAAGCCGACAACCTGAAATCAGGTCTGATGAAGAAGTTGAATGGCCTGAAGTAA
- a CDS encoding amino acid permease, which yields MNINQLFRRKSVDYILKQVKLGESDVDHVSLSKHLGLRDLTAFGIAAIIGAGVFSTIGNASFNGGPGVVLLFIFTAFACGFAAFAYAEFASLVPVSGSAYTYSYVAFGELVAWFIGWALIMEYAVGNVVVAVSWSDYFTGLLDKVNIPFLGINGIHIPEWASIDYFSAQNGFNDAAARITAGTALSDLSHAEQTAYLAWTNAPLLGSFHLIADIPAVVIVLIITALIYRGIKETRNASNIMVAIKLTIVLLVIAIGVFYVNTENWNPFLPNGIGGVLSGVSAVFFAYIGFDAISTTAEECVNPERDLPKSIMYSIVICTILYVAIALVLTGMVSYDQLAVGDPLAFVFEKVNLNWISGVIAISAVVAMASVLLVFQMGQPRIWMSMSRDGLLPKKFATVHRKFKTPSFSTIVTMFVVVIPILVIPTNIVLDLTSMGTLFAFVLVCGGVLKMQIDPNAPRGKFKTPYVNAKYLLPFFLVLAIFLVFTQAQGWKNQMLDFSGWNTIASNFPMWLFVILCFALSYYSFTKNLSLIPVLGLIFCFYMMAQIHYTSWIGFVIWLVVGLVIYFSYGFHNSKLHHLKKEG from the coding sequence ATGAATATTAACCAACTCTTCCGGCGGAAATCTGTCGATTATATCTTGAAACAAGTGAAACTGGGAGAGAGCGATGTTGATCATGTTTCATTATCTAAACATCTTGGACTGCGCGACCTTACTGCTTTTGGCATTGCAGCAATTATCGGTGCCGGTGTTTTCAGCACCATTGGCAATGCAAGTTTCAATGGCGGACCCGGCGTTGTATTACTTTTCATCTTCACAGCTTTTGCCTGCGGATTTGCCGCTTTTGCCTATGCGGAATTTGCTTCCCTTGTGCCCGTATCCGGAAGTGCCTACACATACTCTTATGTAGCTTTTGGGGAATTGGTGGCCTGGTTTATCGGCTGGGCTTTGATTATGGAATATGCAGTCGGCAATGTGGTGGTGGCAGTTTCCTGGTCTGATTATTTTACCGGACTACTCGATAAAGTCAACATTCCATTTCTCGGCATTAATGGCATTCATATACCTGAATGGGCGAGCATCGACTATTTTTCAGCACAGAATGGCTTTAATGATGCTGCTGCAAGAATTACTGCAGGAACTGCTTTGAGTGACCTGAGTCATGCAGAGCAAACTGCCTATCTCGCATGGACGAACGCACCGTTATTGGGTAGTTTTCACCTGATTGCAGATATTCCTGCAGTAGTCATTGTCCTGATCATCACAGCACTTATTTACAGAGGCATTAAAGAAACACGCAATGCCAGTAACATTATGGTGGCCATAAAACTTACCATCGTTTTACTCGTGATTGCAATTGGTGTTTTTTACGTAAACACTGAAAACTGGAATCCTTTTTTACCCAATGGAATTGGTGGTGTGCTCTCCGGTGTATCTGCCGTATTCTTTGCTTACATCGGCTTCGATGCCATCTCCACTACTGCTGAAGAATGTGTTAATCCGGAACGTGACCTACCGAAAAGCATCATGTACTCCATCGTCATTTGTACTATACTTTATGTTGCGATTGCATTGGTACTTACCGGCATGGTGAGCTACGATCAATTAGCAGTGGGCGATCCGCTGGCTTTTGTTTTTGAAAAAGTAAATCTCAACTGGATTTCCGGTGTCATAGCCATCAGTGCGGTAGTAGCGATGGCGAGTGTATTGCTCGTTTTTCAAATGGGACAACCCAGAATCTGGATGAGCATGAGCCGCGATGGATTGCTTCCGAAAAAATTCGCAACAGTTCACCGTAAATTCAAGACGCCATCTTTTTCAACCATCGTAACCATGTTTGTGGTGGTAATTCCTATTCTCGTAATTCCAACCAATATTGTTTTAGACCTTACTTCCATGGGAACACTGTTCGCGTTTGTACTGGTTTGCGGTGGTGTATTAAAAATGCAAATTGATCCGAATGCACCTAGAGGAAAATTCAAAACGCCTTATGTAAATGCAAAATACCTGTTACCTTTTTTTCTGGTGCTCGCCATTTTCCTGGTGTTCACACAAGCGCAGGGATGGAAAAATCAAATGCTTGATTTTTCAGGCTGGAATACCATCGCCTCCAATTTTCCAATGTGGTTGTTTGTGATTCTTTGTTTCGCACTCAGCTATTATTCCTTTACCAAAAATCTTTCTCTCATTCCCGTTCTTGGATTGATCTTCTGCTTTTACATGATGGCTCAAATTCATTATACCAGTTGGATCGGTTTTGTGATCTGGCTCGTTGTAGGATTGGTCATTTATTTCTCTTACGGATTTCACAACAGCAAGCTCCATCACCTGAAAAAAGAGGGCTGA